Genomic DNA from Sporomusaceae bacterium FL31:
TTTATATGAAGCCAGATTCAGATAATCCTAAAGTCGTGTTAGGCGCTGATTTGCTTGCACCTGAAGGCTATGGCGAAATTATTGGTGGAGGGCAGCGTCTGGATAATCTGGAGTTACTTGAACAGCGAATTAAAGATCATCAACTGCCAATGGAAGCATTTGAGTGGTATTTAGATTTGCGTAGATATGGCTCTGTGCCTCATGCGGGATTTGGTCTTGGAATTGAACGTACTGTCGCCTGGTTATGTGGCTTGGATCATGTAAGGGAGACAATACCGTTTCCTCGTTTATTACATAAAATGTATCCATAAAAAACCAATGCTATTGTTGTCCATTTCCCGGGAAATGAACGACAATAGCATATTCAATATACAACCTAAAATTCATGAAATTAAACAGTAGTGAGTGATTTCGTTATTTTCCTATAAAAATTGTGTATACTTTAGTTTGCGGCAGGAGATTAGAAGTTTATAACAAATATTAATATATTGTGTCCATATCACCCAGTGGTGGACTTTAATCGCATTTTGGAGCGGTTAACTATATAAAGGGGGGAAAAGCATGACTTTTAGTCTTGCTGCATCACATGCTCGGGGCAAATTTGCTACCGATAAAATTTTTGGCGCAAGCGGTGCTGCTGCACAAGCAACTGCAAAATATGGTAAGGACAAAGTTGTAAATGCGACAATTGGTGCTTTTATGGATGAACAGGAAGTCCTGGCCTGTATTCCAACAGTGGAAAAAGTACTGCGAAATATACCGATTAATGAAATTATTAACTATGCACCAATTGCCGGTCTGCCTAACTATTTAGAGTCAGCGGTAAATTTAACTTTCGCAGACAGCAAACCAGATGCCTACATTGAGGCTGTTGCAACGGCCGGTGGCACCGGAGTGCTTCATCATACAATCTGGAATTATTCAGAAGTTGGCGATACTATTATTACCTCAGATTGGTACTGGGGGCCTTATCAAGTGCTCTGTGAGGAAGCTTTACGCAATTTAGATACCTTCACTTTGTTTGATGACAAACAAAGCTTTAACACGGCAGCATTTGCAGCTAAAGTTAGCAGTGTATTAGAGAAGCAAAATAACTTAATTGTCATTTTGAATGCTCCTGCTCACAATCCAACTGGATACAGTTTGACTGATGAAGAATGGGATCAAGTGATCGGTGTTTGCAAAGAACATGCTAAGAATCCTGATAAACGAATTGTATTACTAGTCGATATTGCCTATCTTGATTTTGCTGGCGAAAAAAATGCCTGTAGAACTTTTCTGAAAAAATTTGGTGGTCTACCTGCAAATATATTGACTGTTTTGGCTTTTAGTATGTCAAAAGGTTATACCATGTATGGTCAGCGGACAGGTGCTATGATTGGGGTTTCTTCTAATAAAGATGTCATTCGCGAGTTTGTTAATATCAATCAATTTACTAGCAGAGCAACTTGGTCGAATATTAATCGTGGCGCTATGAGTTTATTGTCTACTATTTATCATGATAAAAGCATTTTGACACAAGTTGAACAGGAGCGTAGTGCCTTTTACCAGCTTATTCGAAACCGGGCTGATATTTTTATGCGTGAAGCTCAATCTTCTGGCTTAACT
This window encodes:
- a CDS encoding aspartate aminotransferase, whose product is MTFSLAASHARGKFATDKIFGASGAAAQATAKYGKDKVVNATIGAFMDEQEVLACIPTVEKVLRNIPINEIINYAPIAGLPNYLESAVNLTFADSKPDAYIEAVATAGGTGVLHHTIWNYSEVGDTIITSDWYWGPYQVLCEEALRNLDTFTLFDDKQSFNTAAFAAKVSSVLEKQNNLIVILNAPAHNPTGYSLTDEEWDQVIGVCKEHAKNPDKRIVLLVDIAYLDFAGEKNACRTFLKKFGGLPANILTVLAFSMSKGYTMYGQRTGAMIGVSSNKDVIREFVNINQFTSRATWSNINRGAMSLLSTIYHDKSILTQVEQERSAFYQLIRNRADIFMREAQSSGLTMLPYRAGFFLTIPANNPDAVCDKLHDDLIYAVPLAKGVRIAVCAVPSTKITGMAEKVLKAISAVDL